A genomic window from Methanoculleus caldifontis includes:
- a CDS encoding CBS domain-containing protein produces the protein MKVATNLMRVIPTLRYDEYATKARSVLRDDVFRELFVVDERNRLKGYLDISDVLRVVDTKSNVTIGGFVREAATVAPETSLHEVGLAILDARTNSAAIVDEDGALLGGVLFSELFPVLISRHAITGRVGDVMSQDPVTCTPEDPVLKIYSLIVTSGFVAFPVVQKKEVIGLLSRRDLLRAGGIRSTVKNQADTTVERVMTTPVISVTPDDPIATASRLMVEHDISLLPVIDERRHLVGVIDRHDVLSSFTR, from the coding sequence ATGAAAGTGGCCACAAACCTCATGAGGGTCATTCCCACCCTGCGTTACGACGAGTATGCCACGAAAGCACGGAGCGTCCTGCGGGACGACGTCTTTCGCGAGCTCTTCGTCGTGGATGAGCGGAACCGCCTGAAAGGCTATCTCGATATCTCCGATGTTCTCCGGGTGGTGGACACCAAGTCGAACGTCACCATCGGGGGGTTCGTCCGGGAGGCCGCGACGGTCGCCCCGGAGACCTCCCTCCACGAGGTCGGCCTCGCCATACTGGACGCCCGCACGAACAGCGCTGCGATCGTCGATGAAGACGGGGCGCTCCTCGGCGGGGTTCTCTTCTCGGAGCTCTTTCCCGTCCTGATCTCCCGCCACGCGATCACCGGCAGGGTCGGGGATGTCATGTCGCAGGACCCCGTCACCTGCACGCCGGAGGACCCCGTCCTCAAGATCTACAGCCTGATCGTCACGAGCGGTTTTGTCGCGTTCCCGGTGGTGCAGAAGAAGGAGGTCATCGGACTCCTCTCCCGCCGGGACCTCCTGCGCGCCGGGGGCATCCGCAGCACGGTGAAGAATCAGGCAGATACCACCGTGGAGCGGGTGATGACGACGCCCGTCATCTCGGTGACGCCGGATGACCCGATCGCGACGGCGAGCAGGCTGATGGTCGAACACGACATCAGCCTCCTCCCCGTCATCGACGAGCGGAGGCATCTCGTCGGCGTCATCGACCGTCACGATGTTCTGAGCAGCTTCACCCGTTGA
- a CDS encoding CBS domain-containing protein has product MMNNSDAIHFETRVPVREVMQSHPTTVDVGETVAGAAQIMCRDEVGSCIVLQNNLPTGIVTEEDINCKVVAKDIKPSSIQVSEIMSTPLITIGSDRLVGDAAAMMVKHRVRRLPVVENQMVIGIVTVRDILTVATEVNELLADLIEINREEEYAMGVCDRCGDMSDNLSRVDNLMLCPVCREEEQLL; this is encoded by the coding sequence ATGATGAATAATAGCGATGCGATCCACTTCGAGACACGCGTACCAGTCAGGGAGGTCATGCAGAGCCATCCAACCACCGTCGATGTGGGCGAGACCGTCGCCGGGGCGGCACAGATCATGTGCCGCGACGAGGTCGGGAGTTGTATTGTACTGCAAAACAACCTGCCCACCGGGATCGTTACGGAGGAGGATATCAACTGCAAAGTGGTGGCAAAAGACATAAAGCCGAGCAGCATTCAGGTCAGCGAGATCATGAGCACCCCGCTTATCACGATCGGATCCGACAGGCTCGTCGGAGATGCTGCGGCGATGATGGTGAAGCACCGTGTCCGCAGGCTCCCTGTCGTCGAGAACCAGATGGTCATCGGGATCGTCACGGTCCGCGATATCCTCACCGTCGCAACCGAGGTGAACGAACTGCTCGCGGATCTCATCGAGATCAACCGCGAGGAGGAGTACGCGATGGGCGTCTGCGACCGGTGCGGGGATATGTCGGACAACCTGTCAAGGGTCGACAACCTTATGCTCTGCCCCGTCTGTCGGGAGGAGGAGCAGTTGCTATGA
- a CDS encoding Era-like GTP-binding protein, with amino-acid sequence MTFLVRTKQKISRLLSAFFKKRTCRIGIYGPPNAGKTTLANRIVRDWAGDAVGPVSEVPHETRRVRRKEDITIKAQNGNSVTMDIVDTPGVTTKIDYNEFVEYGIEKDEAIKRAREATEGVAEAMHWLREDIDGVIYMLDSTQDPFQQVNIMLVGIIESRKLPVLIVANKNDLPDASPARIKSAFPQHPVIAISGLEGTNVDELYEKMTSYFG; translated from the coding sequence ATGACGTTCTTAGTTCGTACGAAACAGAAGATCTCGCGGCTCTTGAGTGCTTTCTTTAAGAAGCGGACCTGCCGCATCGGGATATACGGGCCTCCCAATGCAGGCAAGACGACGCTCGCGAATAGAATTGTCCGTGACTGGGCCGGCGATGCGGTCGGGCCGGTCAGTGAGGTGCCCCACGAGACCCGCCGCGTGCGGCGCAAGGAGGACATCACCATCAAGGCCCAGAACGGCAACTCGGTCACCATGGATATCGTCGATACGCCGGGCGTGACGACCAAGATCGACTACAACGAGTTCGTCGAGTACGGTATCGAGAAGGACGAGGCGATCAAGCGGGCACGCGAGGCGACCGAGGGGGTGGCCGAGGCGATGCACTGGCTCCGCGAGGATATCGACGGCGTCATCTACATGCTTGATTCGACGCAGGATCCGTTCCAGCAGGTGAACATCATGCTGGTGGGGATCATCGAGAGCCGGAAACTCCCGGTCCTGATCGTCGCAAACAAGAACGATCTGCCCGACGCGTCTCCTGCGCGGATCAAGAGCGCGTTTCCCCAGCATCCCGTGATCGCGATATCCGGTCTCGAAGGGACCAACGTGGACGAGTTGTACGAGAAGATGACATCGTATTTCGGGTGA
- a CDS encoding DUF2073 domain-containing protein, whose protein sequence is MIQGVQIDLISAERLDRLTAMEKVRLILDDVMEGNIVVLEKGLAPDEQSKLIEITMREIAPDGFSGIEMETYPVKEASTGFFGKLLGGKRSETRLTVIGPANQLKTLKKEKDLISAWVSSSR, encoded by the coding sequence ATGATACAGGGTGTACAAATTGACCTGATCTCGGCAGAACGCCTCGATCGGCTGACGGCGATGGAGAAGGTCCGCCTGATCCTCGACGATGTGATGGAAGGGAACATCGTTGTCCTGGAGAAGGGCCTTGCGCCTGACGAGCAGAGCAAGCTCATCGAGATCACGATGCGTGAGATCGCGCCGGACGGGTTCTCCGGGATCGAGATGGAGACCTACCCGGTCAAAGAGGCGTCAACCGGGTTTTTCGGGAAACTTCTCGGCGGGAAGCGCTCCGAGACCCGCCTGACCGTGATCGGGCCCGCAAACCAGCTCAAGACGCTCAAGAAGGAGAAAGATCTCATCAGTGCGTGGGTCTCTTCCTCGCGGTGA
- a CDS encoding Zn-ribbon domain-containing protein yields MPHKCTQCGREFEDGSTKILKGCPSCGGKKFLYIREAERHDDVLKEKTIDEIARETGEDVLEVREGRRREEIEVFERIESIRILGPGSYELNLDKMARSDEVVVGLEKEGRYVVDILSMARKKK; encoded by the coding sequence ATGCCTCATAAGTGTACCCAGTGCGGCAGAGAGTTTGAGGACGGCTCGACGAAGATACTGAAAGGGTGTCCGAGTTGCGGCGGCAAGAAGTTCCTCTACATCCGTGAGGCCGAGCGGCACGACGACGTGCTCAAGGAGAAGACCATCGACGAGATCGCCCGCGAGACGGGGGAGGACGTGCTTGAGGTCCGCGAGGGCCGGCGGCGGGAGGAGATCGAGGTCTTTGAGCGGATAGAGAGCATCCGGATCCTGGGTCCGGGTTCGTACGAACTGAATCTCGATAAGATGGCCCGGTCGGACGAGGTCGTCGTCGGGCTGGAGAAGGAGGGGAGATACGTGGTGGATATCCTCTCCATGGCCCGGAAGAAGAAGTGA
- a CDS encoding KamA family radical SAM protein — translation MRTTYLSSLDKVPGISPEERADLAPVTDLFAFRSNDYYLSLIDWEDTKDPIRRLIIPSREELEVWGDADPSSEHRYTRAPGLQHKYRETALLLVSDICGGLCRYCFRKRLFIDDAREVNKDVSGGLLHIRDHPEITNVLLTGGDPLCLDTGRLADIVRRLREIEHVGIIRIGTKMPAYDPYRIIDDPALLEMIREFSAGEKKIYIMAQFNHPRELTDVACQAIRLLQEAGAVVMNQTPLIRGINDDPEVLAALFDKLSFIGANPYYVFQCRPTTGNRTFAVPVEESYRIFEQARSKCSGLAKRARFVISHATGKIEVVGRTGELTFFKYNQAASPEDLGRFMVYKSNPEAYWFDDYTDLVDEGRVWGPDEPVRDVPELSVSPDTGCTLG, via the coding sequence ATGAGAACAACGTATCTATCATCGCTCGACAAGGTTCCCGGCATCAGCCCGGAGGAGCGTGCCGACCTCGCGCCGGTAACGGACCTCTTTGCGTTCCGATCCAATGACTACTACCTCTCGCTGATCGACTGGGAGGATACGAAGGATCCCATCCGCCGGCTGATCATACCCTCCCGCGAGGAGCTCGAGGTCTGGGGGGATGCCGACCCGTCGTCGGAGCACCGCTACACCCGGGCGCCGGGGCTGCAGCACAAGTACCGCGAGACGGCGCTCCTGCTCGTGAGCGACATCTGCGGCGGCCTCTGCCGCTACTGTTTCCGCAAGCGCCTCTTCATCGACGATGCGCGGGAGGTGAATAAGGACGTCTCCGGGGGGCTTCTCCACATCCGGGACCACCCGGAGATCACGAACGTCCTCCTGACGGGAGGCGATCCCCTCTGCCTCGATACCGGCAGGCTTGCGGATATCGTCCGCCGGCTCAGGGAGATCGAGCATGTCGGGATCATCCGGATCGGGACGAAGATGCCCGCATACGACCCCTACCGGATCATCGACGATCCGGCGCTTCTTGAGATGATCCGGGAGTTCAGCGCGGGCGAGAAGAAGATCTACATCATGGCGCAGTTCAACCACCCGCGGGAGTTGACCGACGTGGCCTGCCAGGCGATCCGTCTCCTGCAGGAGGCCGGAGCGGTCGTGATGAACCAGACGCCGCTGATCCGGGGGATCAACGACGACCCGGAGGTGCTTGCGGCGCTCTTCGATAAACTCTCGTTCATCGGGGCGAACCCCTACTACGTCTTCCAGTGCCGCCCGACGACCGGCAACCGGACGTTTGCGGTGCCGGTGGAGGAGTCCTACCGGATCTTCGAGCAGGCCCGGTCGAAGTGTTCGGGGCTTGCGAAGCGGGCACGGTTCGTGATCTCCCATGCGACAGGCAAGATCGAGGTCGTGGGGCGGACCGGCGAGCTGACGTTCTTCAAGTACAACCAGGCGGCGAGCCCGGAGGACCTCGGCCGGTTCATGGTCTACAAGAGCAACCCGGAGGCCTACTGGTTCGATGACTACACGGATCTGGTGGACGAGGGACGGGTCTGGGGGCCGGACGAGCCGGTGCGTGATGTTCCGGAACTCTCGGTCTCGCCGGATACGGGGTGCACGCTGGGGTGA
- a CDS encoding type II toxin-antitoxin system HicB family antitoxin, giving the protein MNTPVTNSSRTPNPCYGEVPDLPGVWATGKTLEECRRNLAGVIDEWLILRLRCGLRIPPLAGA; this is encoded by the coding sequence TTGAACACGCCCGTTACGAACTCATCGAGGACACCGAACCCATGCTACGGGGAAGTCCCAGACCTTCCCGGGGTCTGGGCAACAGGGAAGACACTTGAGGAGTGCAGGAGAAACCTTGCCGGCGTCATCGACGAATGGTTGATCCTGCGGCTCCGGTGCGGGCTCCGGATCCCCCCGCTTGCCGGAGCATAG
- a CDS encoding type IV pilin N-terminal domain-containing protein produces MIQSPKTQPTENDRGIAESLGPILLIAVIALGIGVFTVALLSQQAAPVLPSITFNVTYGNDGSVAIRHLGGDSIPRDQLRIYIDDGAAVHDIRALSTNGDGAGWTAWGIGDILVYTPPASSPGATGAPPKAEVLMVYSDRSGGDYLVHVSEGWRGRVPVPTTKPESFIDFVIDENVFVYGNVLRFSGDSVYGPGATVIITGGLDTADTNLGASIAVSDIYFDGDVALNHGSAGLGSTEEPGSIYVNGNLELWSGAREIYGDVYVNGNFRLKDARIHGNVYVDGDLTLGWTPWIADDARIYYTGGITTPDYYNAGILAKCIHRATVPGFKMPDKDLPAVKSADWYAARGYVSGGALTSNMKVFADSYTSTSWRPTATNVVIIARTGDITITGMGGSGVTGVFFAPNGKVTFNGEFFEGVVIARDGFFVTSGGTDVTFRNIEEYISNPNDYPF; encoded by the coding sequence ATGATCCAATCGCCGAAAACACAGCCCACCGAGAACGACCGGGGGATCGCCGAGTCCCTCGGGCCCATCCTCCTCATAGCGGTCATCGCGCTTGGCATCGGCGTCTTCACGGTCGCCCTCCTCTCCCAGCAGGCGGCCCCGGTCCTCCCGTCGATCACCTTCAACGTGACCTACGGCAATGACGGGAGCGTCGCCATCCGTCACCTCGGGGGAGACTCGATACCGCGGGACCAGCTCCGAATCTACATCGACGACGGGGCCGCGGTGCACGACATCCGGGCGCTCTCTACAAATGGCGACGGCGCGGGCTGGACGGCCTGGGGCATCGGGGATATCCTCGTCTACACTCCGCCAGCGTCTTCTCCCGGAGCAACGGGGGCGCCCCCAAAAGCGGAGGTCCTGATGGTCTACTCTGACCGTAGCGGCGGGGACTATCTTGTCCACGTCTCCGAGGGGTGGCGGGGCCGGGTCCCGGTGCCGACCACAAAACCTGAGTCCTTCATCGACTTCGTCATCGACGAGAACGTCTTCGTCTACGGTAACGTCCTTCGGTTCAGTGGGGACAGCGTCTACGGTCCGGGAGCAACGGTCATCATCACCGGAGGTCTGGACACGGCGGATACCAATCTCGGCGCCTCCATCGCCGTCTCGGACATCTATTTCGATGGGGATGTTGCTCTCAACCATGGAAGCGCCGGCCTCGGGTCGACGGAAGAACCCGGCTCCATCTATGTCAACGGCAATTTAGAGTTATGGTCGGGAGCAAGGGAGATCTATGGCGACGTCTATGTCAACGGCAACTTCCGCCTGAAGGACGCGCGGATCCACGGGAACGTCTACGTCGATGGGGATCTCACGTTGGGCTGGACCCCATGGATCGCTGATGATGCACGCATTTACTACACCGGCGGGATCACAACTCCCGACTACTACAATGCCGGGATTCTTGCAAAATGCATCCACCGAGCAACAGTACCGGGGTTCAAGATGCCCGACAAGGATCTACCTGCCGTGAAGTCCGCCGACTGGTATGCAGCAAGAGGCTACGTCTCGGGGGGAGCCCTGACAAGCAATATGAAGGTGTTCGCCGACAGTTACACCTCCACATCCTGGAGACCTACCGCAACCAACGTCGTCATCATCGCACGCACCGGCGACATCACCATAACCGGAATGGGAGGGAGCGGCGTAACCGGTGTCTTCTTCGCCCCCAACGGGAAGGTGACCTTCAACGGTGAATTCTTCGAAGGGGTCGTGATCGCCCGCGATGGATTCTTTGTCACCAGCGGCGGAACGGACGTAACCTTCAGGAACATCGAGGAGTATATCAGCAACCCCAATGACTACCCGTTCTAA